The Pseudomonas triclosanedens genome has a window encoding:
- a CDS encoding IclR family transcriptional regulator — MHLSVKLNNGGGMDKPLERYVRILEVLSGFPQGLSLAPIADILALPKSTVHRLLKGLAEAGMVQVIDRGVPCYQLGARCLNLLYFGATEDWVRNISQPILEDLALKTGQSCFVAKLTGNYIRSIAIMAPDTRVRGYVLPGSEVVPHAASSAKAILAFQDIDRVKKLLPSPLPKLTPRTKVTLEELESEFKEIRSTKVSYCLGEDVEGYAGIASPILVENQQVIYAIALTGTLEALINRNKELHVRCVLDAAERLSQAINLKMSDLSANSGRETPIGNLQAV, encoded by the coding sequence TTGCACTTGTCGGTTAAACTAAATAATGGTGGTGGTATGGATAAGCCTTTAGAAAGATATGTCCGCATTCTCGAGGTGCTGTCAGGTTTTCCTCAGGGCCTATCCCTAGCTCCTATTGCTGACATATTAGCGCTGCCAAAGTCGACGGTTCATCGGTTACTGAAAGGCTTGGCCGAGGCAGGGATGGTTCAAGTGATTGATCGGGGAGTGCCCTGTTATCAACTTGGCGCAAGGTGTCTCAATCTCCTTTACTTTGGTGCTACGGAGGATTGGGTGCGAAATATTTCGCAGCCTATTCTTGAAGATTTGGCGCTAAAAACTGGGCAATCCTGTTTCGTTGCAAAGCTGACCGGTAACTATATTCGGAGCATCGCAATAATGGCGCCAGATACGAGGGTAAGAGGTTATGTCCTGCCTGGCAGTGAGGTAGTCCCTCATGCAGCCTCTTCCGCGAAAGCCATTCTTGCGTTCCAGGATATTGATCGCGTGAAAAAGCTTCTGCCTTCGCCACTTCCAAAGCTGACGCCACGTACCAAGGTGACATTGGAAGAGCTGGAGTCCGAGTTTAAAGAGATTAGGTCAACAAAAGTCTCTTACTGCCTCGGTGAGGACGTTGAGGGTTACGCCGGTATTGCTTCCCCGATATTGGTTGAGAATCAGCAGGTCATTTACGCAATCGCACTCACTGGTACGCTTGAGGCACTCATAAATAGGAATAAAGAGCTTCATGTAAGATGCGTGCTTGATGCTGCCGAGAGGTTGTCGCAAGCCATCAACTTGAAAATGTCTGATTTGTCTGCGAACTCTGGCAGGGAAACTCCTATCGGTAATTTGCAGGCTGTATGA
- a CDS encoding cupin domain-containing protein gives MAGGKVVHFEKQKLEFGAFGGDSNLGKAYLARLVDGSFSSTMGAGILKLDGCSIPWTLLYDEVCVVLQGTFVLELEGETIKAGPGDTVWIPKKTPVVYSGEGAQVFYALYPADWRQREGNA, from the coding sequence ATGGCGGGTGGAAAAGTTGTTCATTTCGAGAAGCAAAAATTAGAGTTTGGTGCCTTTGGTGGAGACTCCAATCTCGGCAAGGCATATCTTGCACGTTTAGTTGATGGCAGTTTCAGTTCTACTATGGGGGCCGGGATCTTAAAGCTTGATGGCTGCTCCATTCCGTGGACTCTTTTGTATGACGAGGTTTGTGTCGTACTGCAAGGGACTTTCGTCTTGGAGTTGGAAGGCGAGACTATTAAAGCTGGGCCGGGTGATACTGTTTGGATCCCCAAAAAAACACCAGTTGTCTACAGCGGCGAAGGTGCTCAGGTCTTCTATGCCCTTTACCCAGCCGACTGGCGCCAACGTGAGGGTAACGCCTGA
- a CDS encoding methyl-accepting chemotaxis protein, producing the protein MIKSLKFSHKILLAASLVVFSAFALFTLYNDYLQRNAIRDDLEDYLREMGDVTASNIQNWLSGRLLLIESTAQTLARDSAPEQLSALLEQDALRNTFNFTYLGQESGAFTMRPNSAMPDGYDPRTRPWYKDALAAGGTTLTEPYVDAATQQLIMTIATPARANGKAIGVVGGDLGLQTLVQIINSLDFSGMGYAFLVSGDGKILVHPDKNLVMKTLADVYPQNTPKVGSGFSESELNGHARILSFTPVKGLPSVNWYIGLSIDKEKAYGMLSKFRTSAIIAASIAIVAILFLLGMLIRVLMAPLTDMGRAMQDIAQGDGDLTQRLKVASNDEFGVLANAFNRFVERIHESIREVASTARSLHDVSQLVVNASNSSMSNSDEQANRTNSVAAAINELGAAAQEIARNAADASHHATDASHQAGDGRQVVEQTISAMNLLSDKISSACANIEALNSRTVNIGQILEVIKGISEQTNLLALNAAIEAARAGEAGRGFAVVADEVRNLAHRAQESAQEIQKMIEELQVGAREAVDTMTESQRYSLESVEIANRAGERLASVTHRIGEIDSMNQSVATATEEQTAVVDSLNMDITEINTLNQEGVENLQATLRACADLENQAGRLRQLVDSFRI; encoded by the coding sequence ATGATCAAGAGCCTGAAATTCAGTCATAAGATCCTCCTGGCCGCCTCCCTCGTCGTCTTCTCCGCCTTCGCCCTCTTCACCCTCTACAACGACTACCTGCAACGCAACGCGATCCGCGACGATCTCGAAGACTACCTGCGGGAAATGGGCGACGTGACCGCCAGCAACATCCAGAACTGGCTGAGCGGCAGGCTCCTGCTGATCGAAAGTACCGCCCAGACCCTGGCTCGCGACAGCGCGCCCGAGCAACTATCCGCGCTGCTGGAACAGGACGCGCTGCGCAACACTTTCAACTTCACCTATCTGGGCCAGGAAAGCGGCGCCTTCACCATGCGCCCCAACAGTGCCATGCCCGACGGCTACGATCCGCGCACTCGCCCCTGGTACAAGGACGCCCTGGCCGCGGGCGGCACGACACTCACCGAGCCTTACGTGGACGCGGCCACCCAGCAACTGATCATGACCATTGCCACTCCCGCCCGCGCCAACGGCAAGGCGATCGGCGTAGTCGGCGGCGACCTCGGCCTGCAGACCCTGGTGCAGATCATCAACTCGCTGGACTTCAGCGGCATGGGCTATGCCTTCCTGGTCAGCGGCGACGGCAAGATCCTCGTGCACCCGGACAAGAATCTGGTGATGAAGACCCTCGCCGATGTCTACCCGCAGAACACGCCGAAAGTCGGCAGCGGCTTCAGCGAGTCAGAGCTCAATGGCCATGCCCGCATCCTCAGCTTCACCCCGGTGAAGGGCCTGCCTTCGGTGAACTGGTACATCGGCCTCTCCATCGACAAGGAGAAGGCCTACGGCATGCTCAGCAAGTTCCGCACCTCGGCGATCATCGCTGCCAGCATCGCCATCGTCGCCATCCTGTTCCTGCTGGGCATGCTGATCCGCGTGCTGATGGCGCCGCTGACCGACATGGGCCGCGCCATGCAGGACATCGCCCAGGGCGACGGCGACCTGACCCAGCGCCTGAAGGTCGCCAGCAACGACGAGTTCGGTGTGCTGGCCAACGCCTTCAACCGCTTCGTCGAGCGTATCCACGAATCCATCCGCGAAGTGGCCTCCACCGCACGCAGCCTGCATGACGTCTCGCAACTGGTGGTCAACGCCTCCAACTCGTCCATGAGCAACTCCGACGAGCAGGCCAACCGCACCAACAGCGTCGCCGCCGCGATCAACGAGCTGGGCGCCGCCGCCCAGGAAATCGCCCGCAATGCCGCCGATGCCTCGCACCATGCCACCGATGCCTCGCACCAGGCTGGCGATGGCCGCCAGGTGGTGGAGCAGACCATCAGTGCGATGAACCTGCTGTCGGACAAGATCAGCTCCGCCTGCGCCAACATCGAGGCGCTGAACAGCCGCACGGTGAACATCGGCCAGATCCTCGAAGTGATCAAAGGCATCTCCGAGCAGACCAACCTGCTGGCCCTCAACGCCGCCATCGAGGCCGCCCGCGCGGGTGAGGCGGGCCGTGGCTTCGCGGTGGTCGCCGACGAGGTGCGCAACCTGGCGCACCGCGCCCAGGAGTCGGCGCAGGAAATCCAGAAGATGATCGAGGAGCTGCAGGTCGGCGCCCGCGAAGCCGTGGACACCATGACCGAGAGCCAGCGCTACAGCCTGGAAAGTGTGGAGATCGCCAACCGTGCCGGCGAGCGGCTGGCCAGCGTGACCCATCGCATCGGCGAGATCGATTCGATGAACCAGTCGGTGGCTACCGCCACCGAGGAACAGACCGCCGTGGTCGACTCGCTGAACATGGACATCACCGAGATCAACACACTGAACCAGGAAGGCGTGGAAAACCTCCAGGCCACCCTGCGCGCCTGCGCCGACCTGGAAAACCAGGCGGGCCGCCTGCGCCAACTGGTGGACAGCTTCCGCATCTGA
- a CDS encoding helicase HerA-like domain-containing protein, with protein MSATNELIIGAGPDGQPVGQAWKLANRHGLIAGATGTGKTVTLQRLAESFSDAGIAVFAADIKGDLCGIAAAGNPQGKVAERIASMPWLNYTPRAYPVSLWDVAGKSGHPLRTTLSEMGPLLLANLLELTESQQAALFAAFKVADREGLLLLDLKDLKALLNHFKDHPEVLGEDRALFTGASSQALLRRLALLEQQGAEAFFGEPALQLEDLLRPEADGRGRIHLLDASKLVHDAPKVYATFLLWLLAELFEQLPERGDADKPILALFFDEAHLLFNGTPKALQDRLEQVVRLIRSKGVGVYFVTQSPSDLPDDVLAQLGLRIQHGLRAFTAKEQKSLRAVADGFRPNPAFDTLKVLTELGIGEALVGTLEEKGTPAMVQRVAVAPPQSRIGPLTEAERAEVIRRSPLAGRYDQPVDRESAYEKLTGRADSKMAPTETKAEEKSIGSDLGGLAGELLGTLASQTAKTVVRQAANQIGRQLVRGLMGALLGGSKRR; from the coding sequence ATGTCAGCTACGAACGAACTGATCATTGGCGCGGGACCCGACGGCCAGCCGGTTGGCCAGGCCTGGAAGCTGGCCAACCGTCATGGGCTGATCGCCGGCGCCACCGGCACCGGCAAGACGGTCACGCTGCAGCGCCTGGCCGAATCCTTCAGCGATGCGGGTATCGCGGTGTTCGCCGCCGATATCAAGGGGGACCTGTGCGGCATCGCCGCTGCCGGCAACCCCCAGGGCAAGGTCGCTGAACGCATCGCCAGCATGCCTTGGCTGAATTACACGCCCAGAGCCTACCCGGTGAGCCTGTGGGATGTCGCCGGCAAGTCCGGGCATCCATTGCGCACCACGCTGTCCGAGATGGGGCCGCTGCTGCTGGCCAACCTGCTGGAGCTGACCGAGAGCCAGCAGGCCGCGCTGTTCGCCGCATTCAAGGTGGCGGATCGCGAGGGATTGCTGCTGCTCGACCTGAAGGACCTCAAGGCGTTGCTCAATCACTTCAAGGACCACCCTGAAGTGCTTGGCGAGGACCGTGCGCTGTTCACCGGCGCGTCCTCCCAGGCCCTGCTGCGTCGCCTGGCGCTGCTGGAGCAACAGGGCGCCGAGGCATTCTTCGGCGAGCCGGCGCTGCAACTGGAAGACCTGCTGCGCCCCGAGGCCGATGGCCGTGGCCGCATCCATCTGCTCGATGCCAGTAAGCTGGTGCACGATGCACCCAAGGTCTACGCCACTTTCCTGCTCTGGCTGCTGGCCGAGCTGTTCGAACAGCTTCCCGAACGTGGCGACGCCGACAAGCCGATCCTCGCGCTGTTCTTCGACGAGGCGCACCTGTTGTTCAACGGCACGCCCAAGGCGCTGCAGGACCGCCTGGAGCAGGTGGTTCGGCTGATCCGCTCCAAGGGTGTCGGTGTGTATTTCGTCACCCAGTCGCCCAGTGACCTGCCCGATGACGTCCTCGCCCAGCTCGGCCTGCGTATCCAGCATGGCCTGCGGGCTTTCACCGCCAAGGAGCAGAAGTCCCTGCGTGCGGTGGCCGACGGTTTCCGCCCCAACCCGGCCTTCGACACCCTCAAGGTGCTCACCGAGCTGGGTATCGGCGAGGCGCTGGTCGGTACCCTGGAAGAGAAGGGCACCCCGGCGATGGTGCAACGTGTAGCGGTAGCGCCACCGCAGTCGCGCATCGGCCCACTGACCGAGGCCGAGCGCGCCGAGGTGATTCGCCGTTCGCCGCTGGCAGGGCGTTATGACCAGCCGGTCGACCGCGAATCCGCCTACGAGAAGCTGACTGGTCGCGCCGATAGCAAGATGGCTCCGACCGAAACCAAGGCTGAGGAAAAGAGCATTGGCAGCGACCTGGGCGGCCTGGCAGGAGAGCTGCTCGGCACGCTGGCCAGCCAGACCGCGAAGACCGTGGTGCGCCAGGCGGCGAACCAGATCGGCCGGCAGTTGGTGCGCGGGTTGATGGGTGCGCTGCTGGGTGGGAGTAAACGACGGTAG
- a CDS encoding NAD(P)/FAD-dependent oxidoreductase, which translates to MIDKKYLTSDFRELPYWWDKAPLVVEQQVDLPATADVAIVGSGFSGLSAALTLARAGKRVVVIDAEDCGYGASRRNAGFLGRTLKRSHEWLAKHHSEQYADTVYKELNEALHLVEQVVDEEGIDCFRTTCGRFIGATSPAHFKLLEKELSRNRQVLGSDYQMISKEEQHREIKTDVYFGGAVIPDLGSIHPGLYHDGLLRKAREAGVVFLGRTNVLGISSAATGHSVTTTRGKIKASHVVIGTNGYSSDLMPWLHRRIIPFTGYIIATEVLPQGKLEELLPNRRTYLETVMNINFIRPAPDTNRILFGGLTGTNVPGPLDLADQLRNIMLKILPDLGADVRLSHAWSGKCGGTFDFMPHIGVKDGVHYAMGYNFAGVPMGTYLGRKMALKILGDKAGDSIFESFNFPSMPFYHGNPWFVPMAMKMFDMKDRWIALVG; encoded by the coding sequence ATGATTGACAAGAAGTACCTGACTTCCGATTTTCGTGAACTGCCTTATTGGTGGGATAAGGCTCCTCTGGTAGTTGAGCAGCAGGTAGATCTTCCCGCTACAGCAGATGTGGCTATTGTTGGTAGCGGCTTTAGTGGCCTTTCTGCGGCTCTCACCTTGGCCCGTGCGGGCAAGCGGGTCGTGGTTATCGATGCCGAAGATTGTGGCTATGGGGCTTCGCGTCGAAACGCTGGCTTCCTGGGAAGAACCTTGAAGCGCAGTCACGAATGGCTGGCAAAACACCATAGCGAACAGTATGCCGATACCGTATACAAGGAGCTCAACGAAGCGCTGCACTTAGTCGAGCAGGTTGTCGATGAAGAGGGGATTGATTGCTTCCGAACGACTTGTGGCCGCTTTATCGGTGCGACCTCGCCTGCTCACTTCAAGCTTCTTGAGAAAGAGCTGAGCAGAAATCGCCAGGTTCTGGGTAGCGACTACCAGATGATCTCTAAAGAGGAGCAGCATCGAGAGATCAAGACGGATGTCTACTTTGGTGGCGCTGTGATCCCAGACCTGGGAAGCATCCATCCGGGACTATACCACGACGGACTGCTTCGAAAGGCTCGCGAAGCGGGGGTTGTGTTTCTGGGAAGAACCAATGTTCTGGGAATCTCTAGCGCCGCCACTGGGCACAGCGTGACTACCACCCGAGGTAAAATCAAAGCCAGCCATGTTGTGATTGGCACCAATGGATATAGCTCTGATTTGATGCCATGGCTCCACAGGCGGATCATTCCTTTCACCGGCTACATCATCGCAACTGAGGTGTTGCCGCAAGGAAAGCTCGAGGAGCTGCTGCCCAATCGGCGGACTTATCTCGAAACCGTGATGAACATCAATTTCATTCGGCCTGCGCCTGACACCAATCGGATTCTTTTTGGTGGGCTCACTGGAACCAATGTGCCCGGGCCACTCGACCTTGCTGATCAACTACGCAACATCATGCTGAAAATCCTCCCGGATCTTGGTGCTGATGTACGTCTTAGCCATGCATGGTCTGGGAAGTGCGGCGGAACATTTGATTTTATGCCCCACATCGGCGTCAAGGATGGCGTGCACTATGCGATGGGATACAATTTCGCCGGAGTTCCTATGGGCACCTATTTGGGGCGCAAAATGGCGCTCAAAATTCTTGGTGACAAGGCTGGGGATTCGATCTTTGAATCGTTCAATTTCCCGAGTATGCCTTTCTATCATGGCAATCCATGGTTTGTTCCCATGGCGATGAAAATGTTCGACATGAAGGATCGTTGGATTGCACTTGTCGGTTAA
- a CDS encoding ABC transporter permease, giving the protein MKNYHDLPLGVRVVLYGWVGLVLVFLSVPLLLVLPMSISSDPWFTYPLPGISMRWFEALWNNPLWLKSIINSTVIGLATTIMATLLGTGAAIGLINPRFPYRSSIFVLILTPLIIPVVVSALGFYLLLSKLGLLHSFPGIVIAHTVLATPFVVVTVAATLSRFDYNLMRAATSLGASRWTAFRTVMLPLISPGIAAGAVFAFITSFDEVVAVLFIAGPEQRTLPRQLFSGMREQLEPTIIAASVIVIILTVSLMLVAGRLQRQRV; this is encoded by the coding sequence ATGAAAAATTATCATGACCTTCCGCTCGGAGTTCGAGTGGTTCTCTATGGTTGGGTTGGGCTGGTGCTTGTGTTTCTCTCTGTTCCGCTTCTTTTGGTTCTGCCGATGTCAATCAGCAGCGACCCTTGGTTTACATACCCGCTGCCGGGCATCTCAATGAGGTGGTTTGAAGCCCTGTGGAACAACCCTCTCTGGCTGAAGTCGATCATTAACAGCACGGTTATTGGATTGGCAACGACTATCATGGCGACGCTTCTTGGTACTGGTGCGGCCATTGGTCTTATTAATCCTAGATTTCCGTATCGGAGTAGCATTTTTGTACTGATCCTCACGCCGCTAATTATTCCGGTAGTGGTGTCGGCGCTAGGCTTCTATCTGCTCTTGTCGAAATTGGGGCTTCTGCATAGCTTCCCTGGAATTGTAATCGCCCACACAGTACTTGCTACCCCGTTCGTAGTTGTGACTGTCGCGGCTACTTTAAGTCGATTCGATTACAATCTTATGCGTGCTGCTACAAGTTTGGGTGCAAGCCGGTGGACAGCATTCAGAACAGTAATGCTTCCGCTAATCTCGCCTGGTATCGCAGCTGGTGCAGTATTTGCTTTTATTACTTCGTTTGATGAAGTCGTGGCGGTGCTGTTCATTGCTGGCCCAGAGCAGCGAACTCTTCCGCGTCAATTGTTTAGTGGGATGCGCGAGCAACTTGAGCCGACCATTATTGCCGCTTCTGTAATTGTAATTATTCTAACTGTTTCTTTGATGCTGGTTGCTGGTCGTCTCCAGCGGCAGCGCGTGTAA
- a CDS encoding ABC transporter permease, which translates to MIMAEASMASAKQKPHLAGEKRKRVLAMAPALPLVAFIFVFFIVPLSTVFYYAVQDDVISKSLPHTTAVLEDWNRSLPLPDSAYRAAIMDFKALYESGNVGALSQRIGIQFVGGRALVEQTIRRLNKSEGEDWKGRLEAANPAWKNSTIWEVIADGSGSTSLIYFRWSIDRLKQVDSSGKVSEQKGYAFLDMFARTATISLGVTLLTVLLGYPLAYVLVESRGKVGGLLLLLVLVPFWTSLLVRSMSWVVLLQSNGVINLLIQCLGLSHESIQLLYTRFATVTAMTQIQLPFTVLPMYSVMKTIPRTHVRAARSLGAGPIVAHATVYFPQALPGIAAGALLTFILCLGYYITPALVGGASDQMASYYIARFVNEELNWGLASALSVILTVTAVIISIPLCRQIMKRNGGRI; encoded by the coding sequence ATGATTATGGCCGAGGCATCGATGGCTTCCGCAAAACAGAAGCCCCACCTGGCAGGTGAAAAGCGCAAGCGAGTACTCGCCATGGCCCCCGCCTTACCGCTTGTCGCGTTCATCTTTGTTTTCTTCATAGTGCCACTTTCTACTGTCTTCTACTATGCAGTGCAAGATGACGTGATAAGCAAATCACTACCTCATACGACTGCAGTGCTTGAAGACTGGAATCGTTCATTGCCGCTTCCTGACTCTGCTTACAGAGCTGCAATTATGGACTTCAAAGCGTTATATGAGTCCGGCAATGTTGGTGCACTTTCACAGCGGATTGGAATTCAGTTCGTAGGTGGTCGAGCTCTGGTTGAGCAAACGATTAGGCGTCTAAATAAGAGTGAAGGTGAAGACTGGAAGGGGCGACTAGAAGCAGCAAATCCAGCATGGAAAAACTCGACAATTTGGGAGGTCATTGCGGACGGAAGTGGATCGACAAGTCTCATCTATTTTCGCTGGTCTATTGATAGACTGAAACAGGTTGATTCATCAGGGAAAGTGTCTGAGCAAAAGGGATATGCCTTCTTGGATATGTTTGCCAGGACAGCAACTATTAGCCTTGGAGTAACCTTGCTGACTGTACTCCTCGGGTATCCGCTCGCATATGTTCTTGTAGAGAGTCGGGGGAAAGTTGGCGGCCTGCTCCTCCTTTTGGTTCTTGTTCCGTTCTGGACGTCACTTCTGGTAAGAAGTATGTCTTGGGTTGTCCTCCTGCAATCAAACGGTGTAATAAATCTATTGATTCAATGTCTGGGGTTGAGTCATGAATCAATTCAGCTGCTATATACGCGGTTTGCAACTGTTACCGCGATGACTCAAATTCAGTTGCCATTTACTGTGTTGCCGATGTATAGCGTAATGAAGACAATTCCTCGTACGCATGTAAGGGCTGCTCGCTCGTTAGGTGCTGGGCCAATCGTCGCCCACGCGACGGTGTACTTCCCTCAAGCATTGCCGGGTATTGCCGCAGGGGCGTTGCTGACATTCATTCTCTGTCTTGGTTATTACATCACCCCTGCCTTGGTTGGGGGCGCATCTGATCAGATGGCTAGTTACTACATCGCGCGTTTTGTAAATGAAGAGCTAAATTGGGGTTTGGCATCTGCACTCAGTGTAATACTCACCGTGACTGCAGTGATTATCTCGATACCGCTTTGCCGCCAAATCATGAAGAGAAACGGAGGTCGGATCTGA
- a CDS encoding aspartate aminotransferase family protein: MSAILHRSLSGSPASISKAQGVWITDNSGKIYLDALSGGVAVSCLGYGNERVNSAIAAQLKESAYFHTSFFTSDAAELLAQELTSIAPGELNYVVYSSGGSEAVETALKLARQYWVEKGESSRRFIISRNQSYHGGTLGTLAVGGNKTRREIYAPMLFEAHFISPCFYYRQAEQGESESDYGVRAAAELEKKILELGAENVSTFICEPIVGATLGCVPAAEGYLKEIRRICDAYGVILIFDEIMCGAGRTGRYFACEHDEVVPDILTIAKGLGGGFQPIGATLVSEKIYEALKAGSGLLKHGFTYMGHSVSCAAALEVFRIIKEDELLPQVSLRGEQLFSELKREVGGHPNVGDIRGRGLFVGVELVQDKSTKQPFSPGEKINSKLKNVAFANGLLIYPNGGTVDGISGDHVLFSPAYTVSPGEVSEVVSRFKACLNEVLG; the protein is encoded by the coding sequence ATGAGCGCAATTCTACATAGAAGTCTTTCTGGAAGTCCGGCGAGCATCTCCAAAGCGCAGGGTGTTTGGATTACGGATAACTCCGGGAAAATTTACCTTGATGCATTATCTGGCGGCGTGGCGGTTTCTTGTTTGGGCTATGGTAATGAGCGGGTCAATTCCGCTATTGCCGCTCAGCTAAAGGAGTCGGCGTACTTCCACACTTCCTTCTTCACCTCTGATGCGGCAGAGCTTTTAGCTCAGGAGCTAACCTCAATAGCTCCAGGAGAGCTGAACTATGTTGTTTACTCGTCCGGCGGCTCCGAAGCGGTTGAGACAGCGCTAAAGCTTGCGCGTCAGTACTGGGTGGAAAAAGGTGAGTCTAGCAGAAGGTTTATAATCTCTAGAAATCAGAGCTACCACGGAGGGACGCTTGGAACTCTCGCGGTTGGAGGAAATAAAACTCGGCGTGAAATTTATGCTCCCATGTTGTTTGAGGCGCATTTTATTTCCCCTTGCTTCTATTATCGTCAAGCAGAGCAAGGTGAAAGTGAGTCCGACTACGGTGTAAGGGCTGCGGCAGAGCTTGAGAAGAAGATTCTTGAGCTTGGGGCAGAAAACGTGTCGACTTTCATCTGTGAACCAATTGTTGGTGCAACCTTGGGGTGCGTGCCGGCCGCTGAAGGATATCTCAAAGAAATTCGTAGAATTTGCGATGCTTACGGTGTCATTCTCATTTTTGACGAGATTATGTGCGGCGCAGGAAGGACTGGTCGGTACTTTGCGTGTGAGCACGATGAAGTCGTCCCTGATATTTTGACTATTGCTAAGGGGCTGGGCGGTGGGTTTCAACCCATTGGTGCCACACTTGTCTCGGAAAAAATCTACGAGGCATTGAAAGCCGGTAGTGGTCTGCTTAAACATGGCTTTACTTATATGGGGCACAGTGTCTCCTGTGCCGCCGCCTTGGAAGTTTTTAGGATTATCAAGGAAGACGAACTGCTACCCCAAGTGAGCTTGCGGGGTGAGCAGCTTTTCTCAGAATTGAAGCGAGAAGTGGGGGGGCATCCCAATGTCGGCGATATCCGGGGGCGTGGTTTGTTTGTTGGGGTTGAACTCGTCCAGGATAAATCTACAAAGCAGCCATTTTCTCCCGGAGAGAAAATTAACTCAAAACTTAAGAATGTCGCGTTTGCTAATGGGCTTCTTATTTATCCTAATGGCGGAACTGTGGATGGCATTTCCGGCGATCATGTGCTCTTCTCGCCCGCATACACAGTTAGCCCCGGCGAGGTCTCCGAAGTGGTGTCTCGCTTCAAGGCATGCTTGAACGAGGTTTTGGGTTAG
- a CDS encoding IclR family transcriptional regulator, producing the protein MSNEKPENPTPSDAYAQSFARGLSVILAFGPKHPKMTLSEVAKSTGLTRAGARRILLTLEFLGYVSQDGRLFSLTPKILDLGYSYLSANPLWELATPYMEEVVQQTGETCTISALEGTDIVYIMRVATHRIMSVNLSIGSRLPAWVTSMGRVLLGGVVESVRDDILSKSNIIKYTSRTITDIDTLKGVIALAKQRGYCLVSEELEEGLQSIAVPITDRSGRIIAAMNVGGQSSRTTGADLVERVLPHLQEAAFKISQSLS; encoded by the coding sequence ATGAGTAACGAAAAACCTGAAAATCCCACCCCTAGTGACGCTTATGCGCAGTCATTTGCGCGCGGTTTGTCTGTGATTTTGGCCTTTGGCCCTAAGCACCCAAAAATGACCTTGTCCGAGGTTGCAAAATCGACTGGCCTCACGCGTGCCGGCGCAAGAAGGATATTACTTACCCTAGAGTTTCTTGGGTATGTATCTCAAGACGGAAGACTTTTTTCTCTTACTCCTAAGATCCTAGATCTCGGATACTCTTACCTTTCAGCGAACCCACTTTGGGAATTGGCCACTCCTTATATGGAGGAGGTTGTTCAGCAGACTGGGGAAACCTGTACAATTTCGGCGCTGGAAGGTACTGATATCGTTTATATTATGCGTGTTGCTACGCATAGAATTATGTCTGTGAATCTATCAATTGGTTCTCGCCTCCCTGCCTGGGTCACTTCAATGGGGCGCGTACTACTTGGTGGGGTAGTCGAATCTGTGCGGGACGATATTCTTTCGAAAAGCAATATCATTAAGTATACATCTAGAACCATTACGGACATTGATACTTTGAAGGGTGTGATTGCTCTTGCTAAGCAACGAGGCTATTGCCTGGTTAGCGAAGAGCTTGAGGAAGGCCTTCAATCAATTGCGGTACCAATCACAGACCGCTCTGGCAGGATCATTGCTGCAATGAACGTTGGTGGACAATCGTCGCGAACCACCGGGGCCGATCTAGTTGAGAGAGTTCTTCCGCATCTCCAAGAGGCTGCATTCAAGATTAGCCAATCTTTGTCGTAG